The Hyphomicrobiales bacterium genome has a window encoding:
- a CDS encoding conserved hypothetical protein (Evidence 4 : Unknown function but conserved in other organisms) has product MSPIRINRQRGKGKPKRSYGVKPVSLPTFSFYGHLPVVYVDGELVVGRRVIPMEPRR; this is encoded by the coding sequence ATGAGCCCGATCCGCATCAACCGCCAGCGCGGCAAGGGCAAGCCGAAACGCTCCTACGGCGTAAAGCCCGTCAGCCTCCCGACGTTCAGCTTCTATGGCCATCTGCCGGTCGTCTATGTCGACGGTGAACTGGTCGTTGGGCGCCGCGTCATTCCAATGGAGCCCCGCCGATGA
- a CDS encoding conserved hypothetical protein (Evidence 4 : Unknown function but conserved in other organisms) yields the protein MSTQPDPILAAIADFKPYGSALQAVMNTDDDQAVDKAWRPAYDRLNAIYRMTPETPAGLLALMDIMLEWDGHHLRLTEERRGEADDLDDADRALVAAVFRHAKRMLEQMQ from the coding sequence ATGAGCACGCAGCCCGACCCGATCCTGGCCGCAATCGCTGATTTCAAACCGTACGGTTCAGCGCTTCAGGCCGTGATGAATACCGACGACGACCAAGCGGTCGATAAAGCCTGGCGGCCTGCCTATGACCGACTCAATGCCATCTATCGCATGACACCTGAAACGCCGGCCGGCTTGTTGGCTCTCATGGACATCATGTTGGAGTGGGACGGCCATCACCTCCGCCTCACCGAAGAGCGGCGCGGCGAAGCCGACGACCTCGATGACGCTGATAGAGCGCTCGTCGCCGCCGTGTTCCGCCATGCCAAGCGCATGCTGGAGCAGATGCAATGA
- a CDS encoding conserved hypothetical protein (Evidence 4 : Unknown function but conserved in other organisms), with amino-acid sequence MSVVDLRQYAIVAACQTAGKQALDCHTAFDGPFGPEPVILSAAEREEVVSILTQVALSLSERSEAMPSLRRRLGAVVEALIAVADALDGDCDLEDGADQEVVCEDEGAQCEDEGSPNDNGIADADGRAEQLPGVHFWNEACV; translated from the coding sequence ATGAGCGTGGTGGACCTTCGGCAATACGCCATCGTCGCGGCCTGCCAGACCGCTGGCAAGCAGGCTCTCGATTGCCATACGGCATTTGATGGGCCTTTCGGTCCCGAGCCCGTCATCCTCTCGGCAGCCGAGCGCGAGGAAGTCGTTTCGATCCTGACACAGGTTGCCCTTAGCCTGTCCGAACGGTCGGAGGCGATGCCGAGCCTGCGGCGGCGGCTTGGCGCGGTCGTGGAAGCGCTTATCGCTGTTGCCGACGCACTGGACGGCGATTGCGATCTGGAAGATGGCGCCGATCAGGAAGTCGTCTGCGAGGACGAGGGCGCACAGTGCGAGGACGAGGGGAGTCCCAACGACAACGGGATTGCTGACGCAGACGGACGAGCCGAGCAACTTCCCGGCGTCCATTTCTGGAACGAGGCGTGTGTATGA
- a CDS encoding conserved hypothetical protein (Evidence 4 : Unknown function but conserved in other organisms) produces MKLRDINDALAAGDRETMRQGFRALVDQHARVEASSPGMLVVALNRLCTALKDDQAQMPPAICGALDLPAGSTYADGTTQAKRDAPRLARHLTAAG; encoded by the coding sequence ATGAAGCTGAGAGATATCAACGACGCCCTGGCTGCGGGCGACAGGGAGACGATGCGCCAGGGCTTCCGAGCCTTGGTAGACCAGCACGCGCGGGTGGAAGCGTCATCACCCGGAATGCTGGTCGTCGCGCTGAACCGCCTTTGCACCGCCCTCAAGGACGATCAGGCCCAGATGCCTCCCGCCATATGCGGCGCGCTCGATCTACCGGCCGGATCAACTTATGCAGACGGCACCACCCAGGCGAAGCGAGATGCACCGCGGCTGGCGCGGCATCTGACGGCGGCGGGGTAA
- a CDS encoding conserved hypothetical protein (Evidence 4 : Unknown function but conserved in other organisms) translates to MREIAIRCPGTGLPVGTGEKTAGKIAPRELMSLLRVCPACGGSHKWDHRDAWLIDVVSDDTPDDDSDSELL, encoded by the coding sequence ATGCGAGAAATTGCGATCAGGTGTCCCGGCACGGGCTTGCCAGTCGGAACCGGAGAAAAGACAGCGGGCAAAATCGCCCCGCGAGAGCTGATGAGCCTACTGCGAGTTTGCCCCGCCTGTGGCGGGTCGCATAAATGGGACCACCGCGACGCCTGGCTTATTGACGTTGTCTCCGACGATACACCTGACGACGATTCAGACTCAGAGCTTCTCTAA